A window of Xylanibacillus composti genomic DNA:
ACGGACTCATCGCTACGGCAACTTTAGTCCTCGCCATCCTCTTTATTATGGGGTATGACGCCATATGGCTGCTTTTTGTGATGGCGGCGGTTCGTGCCTTTGGCACAGGCATACAAACGCCGGCCGTAGGGGCAATTTTGCCGCAGATTGTTCCAAAGGACAAGCTGACGAAGGTGAACGGAATAAACGGCAGCATTCAAGCCATGATCATGTTCGTGTCGCCGGTGGTCAGCGCGGCGCTGCTTGCAATGGCTTCTTTGGAAGTGATCTTTTTTATTGATGTCATTACAGCTGCGATAGCGATTGTGACATTGCTGGGCTTCTTGAAAATCTCTGTGCATGAGAAGGCAGTGGAGAAACAGACGACAAGTTACTGGAGCGACTTCAAGCAAGGCTTGCAATATGTGAACAACCATCGATTCTTGAAGAGGTTCTTCTTGTTCTTTGCCGTCTTTTTTGTCCTGATGGCGCCCGCAGCCTTTTTGACGCCGCTGCAGGTAACGCGCAGCTTTGGCGACGATGTATGGCGGTTGACTGCAATTGAAATTGCCTTTTCCATCGGCATGATGGTCGGCGGAGCAGTCATTGCTTCCTGGGGAGGCTTCCGAAATAGAATAACAACGTTGGGATTCGCAAGTGTGATCATGGGAGTCTGTACATTTGCGCTAGGGGTCGTCCCAATATTTTGGATTTATCTGGCCTTCATGGCCTTGTTCGGTGTGTCCATGCCCATTTTCAATACACCGGCTACTGTTTTATTGCAGGAGAAAGTGGAGGAAGACTATTTGGGCAGAGTGTTTGGCGTAATGGGGATGATCTCTACCTCGATGATGCCGCTCGGCATGCTTATCTTCGGCCCGATCGCGGATGTGATCCAGATCGAATGGCTGCTCGTCGGAACGGGAGTCTTGATTATCATCCTGGCGGCTCTCATCTTCCGAAACAAAATATTATTGGAAGCGGGGGAGCCTGCTTTGAAGGAATCGCCTGCCAGCCAGTCATAGATAGCCATCCGACCGGGCAGGAGGCAGGATGAACGGTTCGCCGAAACCGCCGATTAGGCGGCTCGTACTACCGGCTGAACAATTGCCAAAGCTCGTGATGCAGTCCAAGCAGTACATGGAATCGCTGTGTGGGGAATCGTGGTGAAGCGCAACGGTCATGGATGACCGTTAGAGCAGCGTTTCGTTGATTTTCAAGCTGTAACGGATACGGATGTCCATTAGAGGAATGAAATCATGGTTTCAGCCCGTTCATTCAGCTCTAATGGACGTACATGTCCGTAAGATGGCCGAAAACGCGAAAAACGGCCGCTAATGGACACGGATGTCCGTTACCAACAGATGGCATGCAGATATGGGCAGACCTTCGGTTAGGGAGCTTGAAGCCGAACAAGACCGGACTAAAGCTCAGGCTATTAGAGGAAAGCCCAAGATTTGGGTAGCGTGTGGGAGTTTCGTTTAACAGGTGGCCATTTTGTGGTCGCTCTTTTTTTTGGCAGCCATTTCAATAAAGGAATCTTGAGAAAATGTCGAATATACAATAGTATTCCT
This region includes:
- a CDS encoding MFS transporter — protein: MSTAENNLKNNWLRNIIFFLSSQTVSLFGSSLVQYAIMWHITLTTESGVMMTLYIICGFIPTFLLSPVAGVWADRYNRKMLIVLADGLIATATLVLAILFIMGYDAIWLLFVMAAVRAFGTGIQTPAVGAILPQIVPKDKLTKVNGINGSIQAMIMFVSPVVSAALLAMASLEVIFFIDVITAAIAIVTLLGFLKISVHEKAVEKQTTSYWSDFKQGLQYVNNHRFLKRFFLFFAVFFVLMAPAAFLTPLQVTRSFGDDVWRLTAIEIAFSIGMMVGGAVIASWGGFRNRITTLGFASVIMGVCTFALGVVPIFWIYLAFMALFGVSMPIFNTPATVLLQEKVEEDYLGRVFGVMGMISTSMMPLGMLIFGPIADVIQIEWLLVGTGVLIIILAALIFRNKILLEAGEPALKESPASQS